Proteins encoded by one window of Terriglobales bacterium:
- a CDS encoding amidohydrolase family protein — protein MTKHRVLAVVLCLFLFSWATEAQSPSSGQSAAKQVALIRAGRLLDVRTGQVLKDQIIVVEGDRIQRIGPAAAGMGARVIDLSDAFVLPGLIDCHAHILGNPKDLSPTRDLRTSSAEATLWGYRNLQVWMAHGFTALRDAGESDLDYGQLALRNAINRGLIQGPRIVSAGNFVSLTGGHGDADPLAPNQELTRRPNIADSTAEVGPAVRRDIKYGADWIKLMATGGVMDPHSDFNVQELSEEQMAKAVEIAHRAHKKVMAHAEGTEGIKAAARASVDSVEHGTMLDEEGARIMQQKGTWLVPTLYTFQRGAELGTSLGQDPIMAQKGKEILKYQQDAFALALKHNLKIAYGVDDDPDFVSKEFASLVKGGMKPLQAIQAATVRASELLGLSDQVGTLEAGKYADIVAVSGDPLENIGAIENVVFVMKGGEVIKGPGR, from the coding sequence TTGACGAAACACAGAGTGTTGGCGGTCGTTTTGTGTCTATTCCTTTTCTCTTGGGCAACTGAGGCGCAGAGCCCGTCTTCCGGCCAGAGCGCGGCCAAGCAGGTCGCCCTGATTCGCGCCGGCAGGCTGCTCGACGTACGCACAGGCCAGGTGCTCAAGGACCAGATCATCGTGGTTGAAGGCGACCGGATTCAACGAATTGGTCCAGCGGCTGCCGGAATGGGCGCACGCGTCATCGATCTGTCCGATGCTTTCGTGCTGCCAGGCCTGATTGATTGTCACGCGCACATTCTGGGGAATCCTAAGGACCTTTCGCCAACGCGGGATCTGCGAACCTCCTCCGCGGAAGCTACGCTTTGGGGATACCGCAATTTGCAGGTGTGGATGGCACATGGTTTCACGGCGCTGCGCGACGCGGGAGAATCGGATCTGGACTACGGACAACTGGCGCTGCGCAATGCGATCAATCGCGGGCTGATCCAGGGTCCTCGCATCGTTTCTGCAGGAAATTTTGTTTCCCTGACCGGCGGTCATGGCGATGCCGATCCCCTGGCGCCAAACCAGGAACTGACACGGCGTCCCAACATCGCCGACAGCACAGCGGAGGTTGGTCCTGCAGTGCGCCGTGACATCAAGTATGGCGCTGACTGGATCAAGCTGATGGCTACCGGCGGAGTCATGGATCCGCACAGCGATTTCAACGTGCAGGAATTGAGCGAAGAGCAGATGGCCAAAGCAGTAGAGATCGCCCACCGCGCCCACAAGAAAGTGATGGCACATGCGGAAGGGACCGAAGGGATCAAGGCGGCAGCGCGAGCGAGCGTCGATTCCGTCGAACACGGGACAATGCTTGATGAGGAGGGGGCCAGAATAATGCAGCAGAAGGGGACATGGCTGGTCCCGACGCTCTACACCTTCCAGCGCGGCGCCGAGCTGGGAACTTCTTTGGGACAGGATCCCATCATGGCGCAGAAGGGGAAGGAGATTCTGAAGTATCAGCAGGATGCTTTCGCGCTGGCTCTCAAACACAATCTGAAGATTGCCTACGGCGTGGATGATGATCCGGATTTTGTGTCCAAGGAATTTGCTTCACTGGTGAAGGGCGGAATGAAGCCGCTCCAAGCGATCCAGGCAGCAACGGTGCGCGCTTCTGAGTTGCTGGGGCTGTCAGATCAGGTCGGCACGCTGGAAGCGGGAAAATACGCGGATATCGTCGCCGTGAGTGGAGATCCGCTCGAGAACATTGGTGCTATAGAAAATGTGGTTTTTGTAATGAAGGGCGGAGAGGTAATCAAGGGGCCGGGGAGGTAA
- a CDS encoding DUF177 domain-containing protein, whose product MFISLQELQLHHNLIEFDQEWQPETIDLGPDVRQASPLKSAGRAMLVEEHHSRRGNIDDIRLVGGFSTGIEILCARCLEPVARDVKNNFDLLYRPQGSDAGDSEISLSSPAEADVGYYQRDGLLLEDVLREQVLLTVPLKVVCSEQCKGLCPQCGQNLNTGSCKCQPQEEPRWAALKDIRNKLQK is encoded by the coding sequence ATGTTTATCAGTCTGCAAGAGCTGCAACTCCATCACAACCTGATTGAGTTCGATCAGGAGTGGCAGCCGGAAACTATTGATTTGGGGCCAGATGTACGCCAAGCGAGTCCGCTGAAATCAGCCGGACGAGCGATGCTGGTCGAGGAGCATCATAGCCGGCGCGGCAACATAGACGATATCCGACTGGTGGGCGGTTTCTCCACTGGAATCGAAATCCTGTGCGCCCGCTGTCTGGAACCGGTAGCGCGGGACGTAAAGAACAATTTCGACCTGCTGTATCGGCCGCAGGGTTCCGACGCAGGCGACAGCGAGATCTCGCTTTCCAGTCCGGCGGAGGCCGATGTTGGGTACTACCAGCGGGACGGCCTGCTGCTGGAAGACGTGCTGCGCGAGCAGGTTTTGCTGACGGTGCCCCTGAAAGTGGTTTGCAGCGAGCAATGCAAGGGATTGTGCCCGCAATGTGGGCAGAATCTGAATACCGGCAGCTGTAAATGTCAGCCGCAGGAAGAGCCGCGTTGGGCGGCGCTGAAAGATATTCGAAACAAACTGCAGAAATAA
- a CDS encoding tetratricopeptide repeat protein: MRSTQRHQLKEDQFAHTVTEQLQWAAEHRKPLVYGGVIAAVLVVVLLGGWYYMQSQEQQAAVAVGSALRTHNAPLRPADSPPTPEQESYTSAAERAKAAIPKLRQVADKYSHTPSGRLARYFLGLSLMDSGDNSGAEAQLQRVANSSDKNLASLAKMTLASLYRQTNRDRQAIQLYKELADKPTDAVAKPAAQLELASLYATKDPTEARKLYEQIKRDSPNSAAASIATTKMAELK, encoded by the coding sequence TTGCGCAGTACGCAACGCCATCAACTCAAAGAAGATCAATTCGCTCACACTGTAACTGAACAGCTGCAATGGGCAGCCGAGCATCGCAAGCCGTTGGTCTACGGCGGAGTGATTGCTGCCGTGCTCGTGGTTGTCCTCCTGGGAGGCTGGTACTACATGCAATCTCAGGAGCAGCAGGCCGCGGTCGCCGTAGGTAGCGCCCTGCGCACCCACAACGCGCCGCTGCGTCCGGCTGATTCGCCCCCTACTCCTGAGCAGGAGTCCTACACGAGCGCCGCCGAGCGCGCCAAAGCCGCGATTCCGAAGCTGCGTCAGGTTGCGGATAAGTATTCCCACACCCCCTCCGGCCGTTTAGCACGTTATTTTCTGGGCCTCAGCCTGATGGATTCCGGGGACAATTCTGGAGCAGAGGCGCAGCTCCAGCGTGTCGCCAATTCGAGCGACAAGAATCTGGCTTCGCTGGCAAAGATGACTCTGGCCTCGCTCTATCGCCAGACCAACCGTGATCGGCAGGCCATCCAGCTCTACAAAGAGCTGGCTGACAAGCCTACCGATGCGGTGGCGAAACCGGCCGCTCAATTGGAGCTGGCCTCGCTGTATGCGACCAAAGATCCCACCGAAGCTCGCAAATTGTACGAGCAGATCAAGCGCGACAGTCCCAACTCTGCTGCAGCGTCCATCGCCACCACGAAGATGGCGGAGCTCAAGTAG
- the rpmF gene encoding 50S ribosomal protein L32, producing the protein MPNPKRRHSKARTSRRRAHDHLAAPSVSECPNCHEKKLPHRACPKCGYYKGREIVEVEKAG; encoded by the coding sequence ATGCCAAATCCGAAACGAAGGCACTCCAAGGCACGCACCAGCCGGCGCAGAGCGCACGATCATCTGGCCGCTCCCTCGGTCTCCGAATGTCCTAACTGTCACGAGAAGAAATTGCCCCATCGCGCTTGCCCGAAGTGCGGCTACTATAAGGGGCGCGAAATCGTGGAAGTGGAGAAAGCCGGGTAG
- the fabD gene encoding ACP S-malonyltransferase: MGETSPASTAHPHHETVAGTRIAFLFPGQGSQSVGMGKELAALYPLAQETFDEADEALSCKLSQMCFEGPEERLKLTEVTQPAILTVSVAAARVLQSVGVVPRYVAGHSLGEYSAHVASGTIEFADAVRTVRNRGKYMQEAVPVGEGAMAAVLGMPIEGLRHVCQEAAQGLVCEPANINSPDQIVISGSTAAIERAAELAKHRGAKRAIILPVSAPFHCSLMKPAQERLAADLHALKFHDMEFPLITNVDAEEISDPAKARDALIRQVTGAVQWEKSMRVLIGRGVTHFIEVGPGKVLSGLMRQIDRTRTCLNVEDETSLQKTTNHFSHAVKSGI, from the coding sequence ATGGGCGAAACCTCGCCGGCATCGACCGCACATCCTCACCATGAAACCGTCGCGGGAACCCGCATTGCATTTCTCTTTCCGGGCCAGGGATCGCAGTCTGTGGGCATGGGCAAGGAACTCGCCGCCCTCTATCCGCTGGCTCAGGAAACTTTCGACGAGGCTGACGAAGCCCTCTCCTGCAAGCTGTCGCAGATGTGCTTCGAAGGCCCTGAAGAGCGGTTGAAGCTCACCGAGGTTACCCAACCCGCAATTCTGACCGTGTCGGTAGCCGCGGCGCGCGTGCTGCAGAGCGTGGGGGTGGTTCCGCGATATGTAGCCGGTCATAGCCTGGGCGAGTACTCAGCACACGTAGCCTCCGGCACAATTGAGTTTGCCGATGCTGTGCGCACAGTCCGCAATCGCGGCAAGTATATGCAGGAAGCCGTGCCGGTAGGCGAAGGAGCCATGGCGGCAGTCCTCGGAATGCCGATAGAAGGTCTGCGGCACGTGTGCCAGGAAGCCGCTCAGGGGCTCGTGTGCGAGCCGGCTAATATCAACTCGCCCGATCAGATCGTAATTTCCGGCAGCACCGCCGCTATTGAACGCGCGGCCGAACTGGCTAAGCATCGTGGGGCGAAGCGAGCCATCATTCTTCCCGTAAGCGCTCCTTTCCATTGTTCGCTCATGAAACCAGCGCAGGAACGTCTGGCCGCAGACCTTCACGCGCTTAAGTTTCATGATATGGAGTTTCCCCTGATCACCAACGTGGATGCAGAGGAGATTTCCGATCCCGCGAAGGCGCGAGATGCCCTCATTCGCCAGGTCACCGGCGCAGTGCAGTGGGAGAAGTCGATGCGGGTGCTGATCGGACGGGGCGTAACCCACTTCATCGAGGTCGGGCCGGGCAAGGTGCTATCGGGCCTGATGCGCCAGATCGATCGCACTCGGACCTGCCTGAATGTAGAAGACGAAACCTCCCTCCAGAAGACGACGAACCATTTCTCACATGCCGTCAAAAGCGGTATCTGA
- a CDS encoding response regulator, giving the protein MKPKRTILCVDDNEQNLSIRKVMLETRGYRVLTSSDAEQALEIFRRGGIDLVLADLVLPGRDGNSLVEEIKNLSPQTPAILVSGRIRMWDRDLRADAFMSKGSYSPMDLLERIRLLLVKKRGPKPAMPAAAAITHNETHASA; this is encoded by the coding sequence ATGAAACCCAAAAGAACCATCCTCTGCGTCGATGATAATGAGCAGAATCTTTCCATTCGCAAGGTGATGCTGGAGACCCGCGGCTACCGGGTCCTTACCAGTTCCGATGCCGAGCAGGCGCTGGAAATTTTCCGCCGTGGAGGCATCGATCTTGTGCTCGCCGACCTGGTGCTTCCCGGCCGCGACGGCAACAGCCTGGTCGAAGAAATCAAGAATCTTTCGCCGCAAACTCCCGCCATTCTGGTCTCCGGACGCATTCGCATGTGGGACCGCGATCTGCGTGCCGATGCCTTCATGTCCAAGGGTTCTTACTCGCCCATGGATCTGTTGGAGCGCATCCGCTTGCTGCTGGTGAAAAAGCGCGGACCCAAACCCGCTATGCCGGCGGCCGCCGCGATTACCCACAACGAAACGCACGCTTCAGCATAA
- a CDS encoding TraR/DksA family transcriptional regulator: MEKKRLEQFKKRLEERQLELRRQVSNRQADGRNQGEDVAQDIADKAASSYNKEFLFTQSTNERQLLAMVESALARIREGSFGECVSCGKEINAKRLDAVPWTRYCIECQEKLERGQLEEVMP, encoded by the coding sequence ATGGAAAAGAAACGGCTCGAACAATTCAAAAAGCGGCTTGAGGAGCGGCAACTCGAGTTGCGCAGACAGGTTTCCAATCGGCAGGCAGACGGCCGCAATCAGGGCGAGGACGTAGCCCAGGATATTGCCGACAAGGCCGCCAGTTCCTACAACAAGGAATTCCTCTTCACTCAGAGCACCAATGAGCGCCAACTCCTGGCGATGGTCGAGAGCGCGCTGGCCCGCATCCGCGAGGGGAGCTTTGGGGAGTGCGTCTCCTGCGGCAAAGAAATCAATGCCAAGCGCCTGGATGCTGTCCCCTGGACGCGTTACTGCATCGAGTGCCAGGAGAAACTCGAGCGCGGGCAACTGGAAGAGGTTATGCCGTAG
- the plsX gene encoding phosphate acyltransferase PlsX: MPTVIAVDAMGSDRAPKPEVEGAILAARQCDVNVVLVGKEDLLRAELRNHPTAHFLSNDISIVNAREVIGMDEKAAQAVRSKRDSSLRVGLRLVREGKAAGFITAGNTGAAMASAKMVLGALPGVDRPALAAVFPTAKGTAAILLDVGANVDSKPQNLEQFAVMGEVYFRKIFGVTNPRVGVLSIGEEEGKGNDLTRHAYQLIKHLPLNFAGNVEGRDLYNGNVDVIVCDGFVGNVALKISEGLAEVVRYMLKESLNATISRQVGFLLSRRAFAEFKKRLDYSEYGGAPLLGVKGVCIIGHGSSNANAIKNAIRVAAEFAERGINQQIAEELSAVPQT, from the coding sequence ATGCCGACAGTCATAGCCGTCGATGCGATGGGTTCGGACCGTGCCCCGAAGCCGGAAGTCGAAGGCGCCATTCTTGCTGCACGCCAGTGTGACGTGAATGTAGTGCTCGTCGGCAAGGAAGATCTGCTGCGCGCCGAACTGCGGAACCATCCCACCGCACACTTCCTCAGCAATGACATCAGTATCGTAAATGCCAGGGAAGTGATCGGGATGGACGAGAAGGCGGCGCAGGCAGTGCGCAGCAAGCGGGATTCGTCGCTTCGCGTCGGTTTGCGTCTGGTGCGCGAAGGCAAGGCGGCAGGTTTCATCACTGCTGGCAACACCGGCGCAGCCATGGCCAGCGCGAAGATGGTCCTGGGTGCTCTTCCCGGCGTGGACCGGCCAGCGCTGGCGGCGGTTTTTCCCACTGCTAAAGGCACGGCTGCCATCCTGCTGGATGTTGGCGCCAATGTCGATTCCAAGCCGCAGAACCTGGAGCAGTTCGCAGTGATGGGCGAAGTCTATTTTCGCAAAATTTTCGGCGTGACGAATCCCCGAGTGGGTGTGCTCTCGATCGGCGAAGAAGAAGGAAAAGGAAACGACCTCACGAGACACGCCTACCAGCTAATTAAGCATTTGCCATTGAACTTTGCAGGTAATGTCGAAGGCCGCGATCTTTACAACGGTAATGTCGACGTGATTGTCTGCGACGGCTTTGTAGGCAATGTGGCGCTGAAGATCTCAGAAGGCCTGGCCGAGGTTGTGCGTTACATGCTCAAAGAATCGCTTAACGCAACCATCAGCCGCCAGGTTGGCTTCTTGCTTTCCCGTCGCGCGTTCGCGGAATTCAAGAAGCGTCTGGACTATTCGGAGTATGGTGGAGCGCCGCTGTTGGGGGTGAAGGGCGTGTGCATTATCGGCCACGGAAGCTCGAACGCCAACGCCATCAAGAATGCCATTCGCGTGGCTGCTGAGTTTGCCGAGCGTGGCATCAATCAGCAGATCGCCGAAGAACTGAGCGCGGTACCGCAGACCTAA